A window from Lactobacillus intestinalis encodes these proteins:
- a CDS encoding aldo/keto reductase, whose protein sequence is MSIFDETLTMNNGLKIPKMALGVWEIPDSETPKAVEEAIKIGYRHIDTAQAYGNEHGVGEGVRNSGIARDQIFINSKVAAEIKNYKEAKDSIDETLEKMDLDYLDMMIIHNPQPWNEVNQSSDRHLEGNLETWRAMEDAVKEGKLRTIGVSSFEKDDLDNLIKNSSTKPAVNQILIHIGETPMDLIDYSQDNDIVVEAFSPIAHGAALNNPEIKKMADKYGVSVPQLCIRYDWQLNCVVLPKSANPAHMKSNAEIDFVISDEDMEKLKKFTPVDYGKAGIFPVFGGKM, encoded by the coding sequence ATGTCTATTTTTGATGAAACTTTAACAATGAATAATGGTTTAAAAATTCCTAAGATGGCCCTTGGTGTATGGGAAATTCCTGATTCTGAAACACCTAAAGCTGTTGAAGAAGCAATTAAAATTGGTTATCGTCATATTGATACTGCTCAAGCTTATGGTAATGAACATGGAGTAGGTGAAGGAGTAAGAAATTCTGGAATTGCTCGTGATCAGATTTTTATTAATTCAAAAGTTGCTGCAGAAATAAAAAATTATAAAGAAGCTAAGGATTCAATTGATGAAACTTTAGAAAAAATGGACTTAGATTACCTTGATATGATGATTATTCATAATCCTCAACCTTGGAATGAAGTAAATCAATCAAGTGATCGTCACTTGGAAGGTAACCTTGAAACTTGGCGTGCTATGGAAGATGCAGTTAAAGAAGGAAAACTGCGCACAATTGGTGTTTCTAGTTTTGAAAAGGACGATTTAGATAATTTGATTAAGAACAGTTCTACTAAACCTGCTGTTAATCAAATTTTGATTCATATTGGTGAAACTCCAATGGATTTAATTGATTATAGTCAAGATAATGATATTGTAGTTGAAGCATTTTCACCGATCGCTCATGGAGCTGCTTTAAATAATCCAGAAATTAAGAAAATGGCTGATAAATATGGTGTAAGTGTGCCCCAACTATGTATTCGTTATGATTGGCAACTTAATTGCGTTGTTTTGCCAAAGTCTGCTAATCCGGCTCACATGAAGAGTAATGCAGAAATTGATTTTGTAATTAGCGATGAGGATATGGAAAAGCTTAAGAAATTTACACCTGTCGACTATGGTAAAGCAGGAATTTTCCCAGTCTTTGGCGGAAAAATGTAA